AACAAGAAAGAATAACAACCAAGAAAAACCACAATAGACTATCTTTACCTGATGATCAATATCAGAGACATACACTGTCCTCCTAATCACATCTTCTCTTTGGGCCATGCTTGTCCGACTATTCACCCTCCTTTTCCCATTAGTATAGCCATTTTTCTTCTGCATTTTAGGAATCAATCAACACAACCAACTAGCCAGCCAAACCTCTATtaggaaaaggaaaacagaTAAAATATCTAATCACAGAACATAGTTTCATGATACCAGAAACACAAAATAACTCAATTTCCATTTCTCTTTgcccaaatataaaattcaagaaactgaATTAAACGAGATTACTCGTTGCTATACAATATTCAACACAATTATTGTAACAAATCAATTTGAAAGAACAGAAATCAGTATTTCCATATTTCCGTCTTCTTTATCAAGGAAACCAAACATcaatacagaaaaaaaaaaagaagaggaaagatTAGTATAATATCATTAAGCTTGCAAAATCAAACagaatcatcaaataaaatactaacCCTTCTAAAAGAATTTTCAGTTGGAACACCTGAATTAACGAGCTGTTGAATTACAAAACCATTAGCATTATACCCAAAATGCCctgccgccgccgccgccgccgcagctgctgctgctgcatgGGGGGGCGCCACCCCCAGCCTGGGGTGCCCGCCGACGACGACTGGGGCAAGCGACGGCGGCACAAATTCCTCCGCCATCGGGTTCAATTTCGAGAGCATCTCCTCTAAATCTCTCATCTCCCTCTTAAACCCTTCCCCTCCATCATCATTctcattcattttcttctcttgtgGAACCCCATTTCCATTGCTGGAGTGCTGCTGCAGCTGGGGGTGGCCGTTGGTCATTTTCTGCTGCATCAGGTGGTAATTCTGATCGGCGGGCTTCGTTGACTTTTGGCTATTAGCGGCGGGTTTTGTTGACAGTTGCTGGTTATGGTGATCCACAGCGGCGTCCGTTTGTTGCCCATCCCGATTCGACGACGGCATCGCGTTAACCCCGGCATTTTCCACCACCGCCATGATCAAAAACCTTGGCAAGATTCTCTCTCCCAAGCTTCTCTTCCTCCAAATTCCTTGTATTTCCTACACGGGTCTGTCAAAGAACaccaaaaaaaaggaaaacccAGAATCTAAATCTCAACTTCAATCGATCAAACCTCGGAATTCTCAATTCTTAAAGCGATTAataaccaaacaaaaaaaaaaaaaaagaatcagaaCTATTTACCTGATGGTAACAGCTCTAAATGGTTTCCATTGAGCGAATAAACTGGAAGATCGTGAgctaagaaaatatcaaagtTGAGAAGGAAAATCTGTATAGGCAAACACCAGAGCActgcttttccttttctccgtttattttattctaattgcGAGAATATTTTACTGAGCCTGCACGGAAAAGATATGTAGTGAGAGAAATGAAACAGTACTACTACCATAATACTGTTGTTTAtctctagagagagaaacgctcttttttccaattaatattaataaataaattatatatatatatataacatttaatttctttttttattatttattggagTTTTGTTTCGCAACGCCCCAGAAAATATGATGAAGAACTGGTGAGGACAGAGGGGGACCCACCCTGCTATGTGATCAGAATTTAGtgccattttttcttttttcttttttgtctttttgttaGTGATTTTGGTAATTATGGTTTAATCATGGCTAATAATTGTATGATCATCATCTCAGTAAGGTTGATGGCATTTATGCTCcaattttttaaggataaattataatattttttttaaattaaaatacttataatattttttatattataatcttttaaaattaataattatctaataaatagtctgtataataaaaacatcACGACgaagtatttattagacattcattaattttataagaaatttataaaattttaaattataaaaaaataactataattataatatatatcaaaaaaattcattttataatatatttcacataatttcatatttttatttaattatgtaaaatcattaattgatgacataattatttaaacatataaaaatatatcggATCAGACCTATCatgaaacatcttataaaagataaataataatcctatatattttggagaaaaattaatattacaaataaattatatttaattttcgtaggttagttaaattaataatggGGGATGGTATTTACTTTGAGTGTTGGTAAAATGTAATTCTAAATCCATCAGTGTGTGGATGTTTAAATGCCACAGTCAAGAACGAATTTAGAAGTAAAAAGTTAGAgatggtaaaaaaaataacacttcaagaaaagaaaaactcacatttatatattgtgtTTCCCTtgctaattataaatactctcttattatttgaaaaacttacaaatacccttaaaattaaaaataattataagggCTACAATAAAACGAAAATTAATACTCTATCCTtactgaatttttattttttctttaaaaaatatacgagaaaataaaaagaaaagaatgggTGAGTAACGTAAAACATTCAAAGGGTATATTTTAGTTCAtaggattttttaaaaaaataaaaataaattaaaatttgtagtccaaaatgatattttgataaatccAACATGAATATCAATGAAAACTTAACTAACGAGATTTAACAGTTAGACGGAGgttaaaatgatttatttatatttttttaaatgataatgaattattatagttatatgaaatttaatatatatgtatataatttacctgaaattgaaaatataagagCAAGGTATGATAGAAGATATGAAAGGAATTGTAAAGGGGTGAAGGAAAATCACATGAAGCATGGGAATGAGTAGATGCATGAATTTTGATGTTCCGCGTGCAGGTAAACGTCACAAGCAGGTGCTAAACGTATTTGGCCTTAGCTACCccaaaaaactatttatttattaagtagATGCCAAAATACCCAGTCTTTATCCGCAAAGGCGATTTTCTTGGGAAAGGCATCTTGCTATTGCTACCGTCACAGCCCTAGCTGCCACGTGTTACGCTCGCCAACACAAATAAACCACAtgctatttatttaaattaaatattaaacatttaaatatgcaatttatttaaaaaatgattaattcagaaaaattgGATTCGATTTGACTTCACCGGATGAACAATCCTACATTCAagtgaaaattcaaaatcaagaaaataaaatgttttcAACATGCGATTATAGcagaaataatagaaaaatatctaaaagCCATGGTTTGAATGTTTATAAACGTATTTGCACTATTGTAAATATAAACGTGCGcctagaaaattaataataataataataataattaaaaattatgaaattatttttatactgatataaaaaagaaagtttattttttttgtcgatAAATGACGATTTGTGATActgttatattaatttttttgttgtgttgataatattagtttatttattttaatatgatgtgttagtttatatattttattttattttataatatattttaaaatataaaaaattatttattatacttacGTGTTTAGGCTACGGATTGTAATATAAAGAGTCAAACATGTGAAATTTCAAATGAGTACAAGCTAACGATGATTCTTAGTTTTAAAGATGCCTTCATGGAATTGCGTACTGTAATGCGAGGAGAAGAATTGTACGCAGCCAGGCAATCCCCTGACGGCACCGTTTTGTTACGTAGACGCCACGAACACCACCAACAGTCCGCACACGGTAATAAAACTCTCTAATTTACGAacattaaaattcttaataatagctacaagaagaatattaaaagaattgcaTTAAAAGGTGGGTCGCGACCAtctttctttgtattttttatataattatgaatactattttatatttttaaaaatataatattttttttattttaacaacgGCCACATTTCGTTAGTTGTTCttacattttcattattttttttatggtaaacGTATTAAAATACCCTCttagaatataatttataatatatacattttgataatttttaaaaatatttttatggattaatatTCCCTATagattacttattttattcaccctatatttttttatatatttttataaatacttttttaatttttaaaaaaattccagcaagaaaaatataataatgtccTCTTTACTGTTTAAGAATTacataactattttttatttaaagggggtatttataatttttcaacaatgaaaaaaatatttatgattatgtcgaattgtaatttaccctaaataaattattcgaGTCCCAAACCGTGATCATTTACTAATACAATGCGTTGCTATATATACtttgtattttgttgaaaaagaattaacaatCAAATATgctaaattatcaataatcaaatcaaaattaaatatatttattttgttacgATGCATCGTGTTTCAAAATATTCCAATATAATTACTtgaattagaaatatatatatatatatattatgataaatagtaaataatatttaaacgtaataaaataaaatggctaTCCTTATTTTGGTTTGAACTGAATTAATAAAGCCCATTAGCAATAATGCAGGCGAgcattttatacttattatataattgacatataatttaaatcaaataatcaatttttgacATAATATACaatcacatattttatatgattggtTGAATCCCTAAgttgattttggatttttttgttataaatgtgaaattttcaccttaatacttataatttaaatatcatcGTACCTTAAGTCGCTTTCccataaaaataaagcaacatAAGAGCAAATGGTTTCGACTTTGATTAAGCAAATGCGACTtgtgaattctttttttttttttcattctgtattaaaatattagttggtCCGATTTCAACCGgcataaaaaaatcagatggactttaatatttatacgAATGCTTAGATTATATTTGAATCGAATGGTTTggaattatgaatttatatttagtaataatttcttttgttggatttatttagataattatgaattcaacaaatttaattttttttatatggagTAATTCAGAATTCTTATCAAAATGTATTCTTAGGATATATtcattaatacaattttttatattaatatatataaattattataatattaagtGATCTGTCGTTACCAACCGATCGTATATGAGTAGGATCAATATATGATGCTTACTCCGCTAATGAAATGATTAATTAGACACACCGCcaggaaaaaagaatcaaCTAGTGGACCACTAAACTTAATTTGATGCaacctaattattatttgtttaggcTGCACTGACTTTTTCATGTGGGCCCCAATTGTTCTGCAAATGATCCCGACATCTTTTAATCCTAGCCGTCAATCGAAGGACCACAAGTCTTTAATTGGCCCTACATATCTTACATcggtaattttaattataaataataaatatacgaGTGTTAATGtataactaataataataattattatactaaactaattagtattatttaatacagCTTGCTATTGGATCGGTGCTTAGTGTTTGAAGTATTATTAAGTTTGTCATGAAAAGACGCCCTCACAAGAGATGGTGTCTTAGTTCAGCCAGTTCGTCGCAAGGTATTGGTCGCTTTGATTTCAGTTTTATAGAGAGGAGTCACACGATTTTATCCTGTTAAGACGCTTCGTTGCGGAGAAAAAACTTTAGATTTATAAGCCAATCAAGTTTCTCGTCTGCAATCAATATGGAACGATTGCCTATGTTATTAATCCTCAAACGAGGGACTTGGGAAGAGCACATGGCTACATTCCCACATACGACGCCAATAATGTAATTGTGATTTTGAATAAACAGATAATGGGAAAAAATACCTTTGTCataatactattaaaatagttCAATACATATACACATTGTTGGAATTCGAACTCATAATCTCCTAATTGTGGGATCTCAGCTTCATCcgaagaataaattaaataacttatcgactcaattaatatactaaaaaataataaaataaattcacataaaatgaaataaataatcacacatctcaaaaaattcatatacataACTTCAAAcctgtatataaaatttcattcttaACTATTAGACTTAGACGTGGTTACTAATTGGgcctaaataaatttattaattacccaaaaaatgtgtttgatgGTCTTTTTCTGACTGGgacaacaataataatgattgCCTCTAAGACAAGGCGCGGAAGTAAATTTTGTGAGCTACTGAAGAAAGGGACAGAAATGGCCTAAATCATGCCaagttttttataatagtataccAATCCCtattaaattaacttatttattagttttattgagtatagaaaatttcaagactatttttttctttgtagaGTACATTTAAATGTaacttttttccttcaaaaattcaaacgGGAATTAAAAcgtgaaatattattatattaatctaCTGTGAAATTAATGGTaccaaattattacttttaagtAATATGGTATATTTGAATGTAAATTTTGTAGTTTACGAaatgaagttaattttttcaataaacatGTGAATAATTACATCGACACCCCTGACATATAACttgtttatacaaattattcctgctttttaaaaaattaaacatacacCATCATAAATATcgacatcatatttttttgaaaaactacacATACACCATATATGAACGCCGATAACACTACATAaactatttatgttttttggcTGTCGTGatgttttatgtaattacgTAAAAGATAAGggtgatttatataattaggttataaattagtaaatgtaaataaaattatcccatatatatatatataaatggataGTTGGAGTAAATATGGAAAGGGTTTAAACTGATTTTATTggaagtttaatatttttttttaaaaatatttttatagaatgTGTAAGAATTCATAGAATATTAGCAATGTAGATAATtcaataacttatttttatatgaaatttaaaattaggcGAGTTTTACgaatattttgaaagatatatatacacactttTAAAACTTCAGCAAAATGTTGTTTGAAGTGTAAATTGGTGCGGCCCAAACTATTATATGGGCTATGGGCTCCATGTGCTAAAagcattattatatttattctctcCTACATTTTTAACGTATCggttatatattaattttattgaattcgATGGCCTAACTCTTAGAAGATATAactattgtttttatatactttatttaaaaaagtaaaaaaataaatatatttatatataataaaacagaAATACTAAGGCCATCTAAGTAAGCTTTGTCGTGTTTATACtatagaatttgaaatatttatagattttattttattatttaaaacgaAACATTGATGCCTGAgggtatttgtgtatttaaacTTATTTGCAAAAGAtatcgatataatttatttttttcaaaaatataactataccATACTTTGGCCTGGGGTACTAactagtatagatatataattgaaaggaataattacagtCAATTCTCCTGAGATTTGATGTAGTTATACTTAAATCccctataatttgaaaagttacgTATGCACTCATGATGTTTGTTTCTGTCTGATAAATAAGTTATcatgttagttaaaattcattgcacttgttgatattaaaaaaaacaaattgaataaaaatgatattaccATCGATTGAATTATTGCAGATCAACCAATTTTTTTCgcaatgaatatatatatcctcACATATATTAACTcatgaagacgtatgagagtaatttgatcatatttagtataataaaatagtaataagtcaattgggaggtaaatatatattttttattttattgttaatatacACAAATTCGATGAATGTTGACTAACAgatagatttatttgttagacggaagcaaatgTTGGGGGTGTTGGATGTAACTTACAAACATGGaagtttacatgtaattacacaaaatttcagGAAAGAGGAGTGTAATTGTCtctaattgaaaataataatcaagttATAGGAGGGCAAATCATGAAAAAGATCGGGGAGGCAAATGTAATTAGGCGAAACCTCAGCACCCTTCATAGGAAACTTTCAAGAAGAATATAATCAGCCCCGTGCCGCATGCTGAGCCCTAGAGCAAAGTGACCGTGAAAAATAGTCGAAGCGCCGCCCAAACGTCAAAAGAGGTATTTGTATATTCgttcaatttcaaattctcaGAACCCTAATCCTGGATATTCATCTATTAGATTCACGCAGAAATGTCGTTTTGCTAACTGTTTAATGGTTGTAAAATCATGTTTCAGACGAACTTTAGGTTGAAGAAGCCCTAGCTCGACGAGCCCTTGGACTCTCTTCTTCACGGAGTTGGTTTGCGCGGGGATTTACGCTGCTGAGCTGATTGTCTGATCTGGTATGTTTTGTATTGGAAGGAGTTTGATGGTTAGGGTTTCTAAGCAATTTGTGTAACTAGATT
The window above is part of the Sesamum indicum cultivar Zhongzhi No. 13 linkage group LG7, S_indicum_v1.0, whole genome shotgun sequence genome. Proteins encoded here:
- the LOC105166779 gene encoding polyadenylate-binding protein-interacting protein 12, coding for MAVVENAGVNAMPSSNRDGQQTDAAVDHHNQQLSTKPAANSQKSTKPADQNYHLMQQKMTNGHPQLQQHSSNGNGVPQEKKMNENDDGGEGFKREMRDLEEMLSKLNPMAEEFVPPSLAPVVVGGHPRLGVAPPHAAAAAAAAAAAAGHFGYNANGFVIQQLVNSGVPTENSFRRKKNGYTNGKRRVNSRTSMAQREDVIRRTVYVSDIDHQVTEEQLAALFISCGQVVDCRVCGDPNSVLRFAFVEFTDEEGARNALSLSGTMLGYYPVRVLPSKTAIAPVNPTFLPRSEDEREMCARTIYCTNIDKKVTQADVKLFFESICGEVHRLRLLGDYHHSTRIAFVEFVMAESAIAALNCSGAVLGSLPIRVSPSKTPVRPRAPRQVMH